A genomic stretch from Shewanella woodyi ATCC 51908 includes:
- a CDS encoding alpha/beta hydrolase family protein produces the protein MFHPTFARYALIACSTLLIFTPPLFSSEYQLPSKPLQDVVKQTKKVSTRLSDNGQWLAILTPRTHPSIEHLARKELKLAGLRLSPKQLIPSRVKFSYLNIELVNLKQVNLSKTGSDNSELSQAPIHIEIPQGVELTNVQFSPDSRYLSFIGLSDTGADLYLYEIETKLTRVINPKRLNATLGLNYRWLNSSKGVITNLASKAPNIKAKSTSITPNISETLGKKAPRRTYQDLLKNPSDEARFSALTTSQLTLISLDGNTTNIGQPGINISYHLSPDDNYLLVKRIAPPFSHMVKYYDFAQSVEIFHTSGKKLSTLALLESSEYRPPGSDSVRKGPRMIHWRSDKPSTLAFAKALDKGDSRVKASHRDQLLQLDAPFNLAPKPLVNTPWRISQVKWGEQNRALITERHSDKKQMRVSFLNTEASSEPQLVLWYQKAIRDTYKDPGKLYRTQAYNKGKPLGRVFHTENNTLLHYGLGASPQGYQPFLKSLTLKNTDEQPAGYLSNTLWRSSDKQLETVRYVVDLQPLTLVLNRQSNDTPSHLVLLNVESGKEKVLYRNPQSLNAFKGMSRQLVKYKREDGVPLSGVLYLPSNYNKEDGPLPVLMWAYPREYKNAEVASQVNYSENQYTQISPKGPVPFVANGFAVFDRVAMPIIGEGKDKPNDSFRTQLVNNAQAAIDTLVTMGVADRDRVAIGGHSYGAFMVANLLAHSDLFAAGIARSGAYNRSLTPFGFQHEKRNYWEAPSLYQQISPFTHADKIDEPLLLMHGEMDSNSGTYPMQSARLFKAIRGLGGQARLTTFPYESHSYKAKESILHMLWEQESWLKQHLQQPKLTGGSERSNNKALTPQVSLH, from the coding sequence ATGTTCCATCCCACCTTTGCAAGGTATGCTCTAATCGCATGTTCAACACTGCTTATCTTCACTCCTCCGCTATTCAGTAGTGAATACCAACTTCCCTCAAAACCTCTGCAAGATGTGGTTAAGCAGACAAAAAAAGTCAGTACGCGTTTATCCGACAATGGGCAATGGCTGGCAATTCTTACTCCTAGAACCCACCCATCGATTGAGCATTTAGCACGGAAAGAGCTCAAACTTGCTGGACTCAGATTATCCCCCAAACAGCTTATTCCTAGTCGAGTAAAGTTCAGCTACCTCAACATAGAGCTCGTTAATTTAAAGCAGGTAAACCTAAGTAAAACGGGGTCAGATAACAGTGAGTTAAGCCAAGCACCTATTCACATTGAGATCCCACAAGGAGTTGAGTTAACCAATGTTCAATTTTCACCCGACAGTCGCTATCTAAGCTTTATCGGGCTTTCAGATACAGGTGCCGATCTCTACCTCTATGAGATAGAAACCAAGCTCACCAGAGTCATAAACCCAAAACGACTTAACGCAACACTTGGGCTTAACTACCGCTGGCTAAATAGCAGTAAGGGAGTGATCACTAACCTTGCGAGTAAAGCGCCGAACATTAAAGCTAAGTCCACAAGTATCACCCCTAACATCAGCGAGACTTTAGGTAAAAAAGCCCCCAGAAGGACCTATCAAGATCTGCTTAAAAACCCCAGTGATGAGGCAAGGTTCAGCGCATTAACGACTAGCCAACTAACCCTCATTTCCCTTGATGGCAACACCACCAACATAGGCCAGCCAGGGATAAATATCAGTTATCACCTATCACCCGATGACAACTACTTGCTGGTAAAACGTATTGCACCACCATTTTCCCATATGGTTAAGTATTATGATTTCGCCCAATCGGTAGAGATTTTTCATACATCAGGTAAAAAGCTGTCAACTTTGGCCTTATTAGAGAGCAGTGAATACCGACCGCCAGGAAGCGATTCGGTTAGGAAAGGTCCACGCATGATACATTGGCGCAGTGACAAACCCAGCACCTTAGCCTTTGCCAAAGCTTTGGACAAAGGAGACAGCAGAGTCAAAGCTTCTCACAGAGATCAACTACTGCAGCTCGATGCCCCTTTCAACCTCGCCCCTAAACCTTTAGTTAACACTCCGTGGAGGATCAGCCAGGTAAAATGGGGAGAGCAAAACAGAGCGCTGATCACTGAACGTCATTCAGACAAGAAACAGATGAGAGTGAGCTTTCTCAATACAGAAGCGAGCAGTGAGCCTCAGCTAGTCCTTTGGTATCAAAAAGCCATACGCGATACCTATAAAGACCCCGGAAAACTTTATCGCACTCAAGCCTATAACAAGGGTAAACCTTTAGGTCGTGTATTTCATACGGAAAATAATACCTTACTTCACTATGGACTCGGCGCATCTCCCCAAGGTTATCAGCCATTCTTAAAGTCCCTCACCCTAAAAAACACAGATGAGCAACCCGCTGGCTATCTCTCTAATACCCTATGGCGTTCATCAGATAAGCAGCTTGAAACAGTAAGGTATGTGGTAGATCTTCAGCCCCTCACCTTAGTGCTAAACCGACAATCCAATGACACGCCTTCACATCTGGTTCTGCTCAACGTCGAGTCCGGAAAAGAGAAAGTTTTATACCGTAACCCTCAGTCACTCAATGCGTTTAAAGGGATGAGCAGACAGCTTGTAAAGTACAAGCGTGAGGATGGCGTACCACTCTCTGGAGTGCTTTATCTACCGTCAAACTACAACAAAGAGGATGGTCCATTACCTGTCTTAATGTGGGCCTACCCCCGCGAGTATAAGAATGCCGAAGTGGCGAGCCAGGTTAATTACTCAGAAAATCAGTACACACAGATAAGTCCCAAGGGGCCAGTTCCATTTGTTGCTAACGGATTTGCTGTGTTCGATCGTGTAGCCATGCCCATCATAGGTGAAGGAAAAGATAAGCCCAATGACAGTTTCAGAACTCAACTGGTGAACAATGCCCAAGCCGCTATCGACACACTCGTCACCATGGGCGTTGCCGACAGAGATAGAGTAGCTATTGGTGGTCACTCCTACGGCGCATTTATGGTCGCAAACCTATTAGCTCACTCGGATCTATTTGCCGCAGGCATCGCCAGAAGTGGCGCCTATAATCGCAGTTTAACTCCCTTCGGTTTTCAACATGAAAAACGAAACTACTGGGAAGCACCTAGCCTATATCAGCAGATATCTCCCTTTACCCATGCCGATAAAATTGATGAACCCCTACTACTTATGCACGGAGAGATGGATTCAAATTCTGGCACCTACCCGATGCAATCCGCTCGTTTATTTAAAGCTATCCGTGGACTTGGTGGACAAGCAAGATTGACCACCTTCCCCTATGAAAGCCACAGTTATAAAGCAAAAGAGTCCATTCTCCATATGCTTTGGGAGCAGGAAAGCTGGCTTAAGCAGCACCTACAGCAACCAAAACTAACTGGCGGAAGTGAGCGCTCAAATAATAAAGCCTTAACACCTCAAGTGTCACTCCACTGA